One Colias croceus chromosome 7, ilColCroc2.1 genomic window carries:
- the LOC123693095 gene encoding BRISC and BRCA1-A complex member 1-like, whose translation MNSPDILTPCSVVDENDAKETIGSCDVPNDEYTSVREQAIANFQKPILPNVNIPERIIICLDVCCDNQNSLYRLGDGTTFSPINMLKRVLEFFIHSKQAINKRTEFALIILRDADAYLLQNFTCNVKDIINTIDYLHVEDCSSDNFDFKHVFDIIKREIEIPEYKQAECTTPPPYTVRMLILYARSNCVPLIVQEDPYLIFLKMQMYFYMDILFAHEEECNVFKCEEIYDALQDLDNGYSFVFEVSRNAAKIHECIAKLLAHPLQRPLQKNTDYSFGNKH comes from the exons atgaattctCCTGATATTTTAACACCTTGTAGCGTCGTGGATGAAAACGACGCCAA GGAAACGATCGGATCTTGCGATGTACCTAATGACGAGTACACTTCAGTCCGTGAACAAGCCATTGCAAATTTTCAGAAGCCAATTTTACCTAATGTTAACATTCCTGAAAGGATTATAATTTGCTTAGATGTATGTTGCGACAATCAGAATTCATTATATCGACTGGGTGATGGAACTACTTTCTCACCTATAAACATGTTGAAAAGGGTGCTCGAATTCTTTATACATTCGAAACAAGCTATTAATAAGAGAACCGAGTTTGCCTTGATTATTTTAAGAGATGCTGATGCATATTTGTTACAAAATTTTACTTGCAATGTCAAAGATATTATCAACACAATTGACTATCTTCATGTTGAAGATTGCAGTTCAGATAATTTTGACTTCAAACATGtatttgatataataaaaCGGGAAATAGAGATTCCTGAATATAAGCAAGCAGAATGCACCACTCCACCTCCATACACTGTACGGATGCTGATTCTTTATGCCCGTTCAAACTGTGTGCCACTCATTGTACAAGAAGACCCTTATCTGatctttttaaaaatgcaaatgtATTTCTACATGGATATTCTCTTTGCTCATGAAGAAGAATGCAATGTGTTCAAATGTGAAGAAATTTACGATGCATTACAAGATTTAGATAATGGTTACTCTTTTGTATTTGAAGTTTCAAGGAATGCTGCAAAAATCCATGAATGCATCGCTAAATTATTAGCACATCCTCTACAAAGGCCATTGCAGAAAAATACTGATTATAGTTTTGGCAATAAACATTAG